The Drechmeria coniospora strain ARSEF 6962 chromosome 02, whole genome shotgun sequence genome has a segment encoding these proteins:
- a CDS encoding asparagine synthase-like protein, with protein sequence MCGIYAAISASGYCHASPTLEKRLRNRGPDHHGSVEERLDYGNKPLFLTLTSTVLSLRGDHVAKQPLVDDATGSVLCWNGEAWRLHGRPVEGNDGEAILLELSAARGEGEVLEVLRAIEGPFAFIFLDKPAGRLYYGRDRLGRRSLLVRHGLPFSLSSVAESPAAGWIEVEADGCYVLPLGLPRATGHLSAELVPIRRDWAEDATLGMWRVHPAHLRSAQVSSIAVFDTSIPAEKCALTRHSSSAQQLRRQLNESLTSRVLQVPVPPHSSPSDAAVAVLFSGGLDCTVLARMTSDLLPSDQAIDLINVAFENPRIAAQHKGASQEELFELCPDRITGRKSFAELGAVCADRRWQFVTVNVPFSLASGSRAEVIELMHPHNTEMDLSIAYALYFAARGQGRILDEPGSAARPYTTTARVLLSGLGADELFGGYTRHATAFSRQGYAGLVDELRLDVGRLGRRNLGRDDRVMAHWKREVRFPYLDERLVRWAVQLPAWEKCDFENPGVDGEVEAGKRVLRILAQELGMTGVAGEKKRALTRRQDPVWGSNGKDGERSSQGDDGDFMTTTTTYVMPEASASCAGTHGP encoded by the exons ATGTGCGGCATCTATGCAGCCATTTCTGCGTCCGGATACTGTCATGCTTCTCCCACTCTGGAAAAGCGTCTTCGAAACCGGGGCCCTGACCACCATGGCTCGGTCGAGGAGCGGCTTGACTACGGGAACAAACCGTTGTTCCTGACCTTGACCTCGACGGTGCTCTCCCTACGTGGGGACCACGTTGCGAAACAAccactcgtcgacgacgccaccgGCTCCGTGCTATGCTGGAATGGCGAGGCCTGGAGGCTTCACGGGCGTCCCGTCgagggcaacgacggcgaagcgatcctgctcgagctgagtgccgctcgaggcgaaggcgaggtgCTTGAAGTCTTGCGTGCCATCGAAGGGCCCTTTGCCTTCATCTTCCTTGACAAACCGGCTGGCCGTCTCTATTACGGACGAGATCGCCTGGGACGCCGCTCGTTGCTGGTCAGGCACGGACTTCCGTTTTCCTTGTCGAGTGTCGCCGAATCGCCAGCTGCTGGTTGgatcgaggtcgaggccgatggaTGCTATGTGCTGCCACTTGGGCTGCCCCGTGCCACGGGACACCTGTCGGCTGAACTCGTCCCCATCAGGCGTGACTGGGCGGAAGATGCAACGCTG GGCATGTGGCGCGTTCACCCAGCTCACCTGCGGTCTGCTCAGGTGTCCAGCATCGCAGTATTCGACACCTCTATTCCCGCCGAGAAGTGTGCATTGACACGCCATTCGTCTTCGGCGCAGCAGCTTCGCCGCCAGCTCAACGAGTCGCTGACGTCCCGCGTGCTGCAAGTGCCGGTACCACCCCATTCATCCCCATCCGACGCCGCAGTTGCCGTCTTGTTCTCCGGAGGACTCGACTGCACCGTGTTGGCACGTATGACAAGTGATTTGCTACCCTCTGACCAGGCGATCGACTTGATCAATGTCGCATTCGAGAACCCGAGGATTGCTGCTCAGCACAAGGGCGCGTCGCAGGAGGAGCTATTCGAACTTTGTCCCGACAGAATCACAGGGCGCAAGTCCTTTGCGGAACTAGGGGCCGTCTGCGCCGACAGAAGATGGCAGTTTGTAACC GTAAACGTCCCCTTCTCTCTCGCGAGCGGCAGCCGGGCCGAGGTGATTGAGTTGATGCACCCGCACAACACGGAGATGGACCTGTCAATCGCCTACGCCCTCTACTTCGCCGCAAGGGGACAGGGGCGCATCCTTGATGAGCCGGGCTCGGCGGCACGGCCCTACACCACGACGGCTCGAGTCCTCCTttccggcctcggcgccgacgagctcttCGGAGGCTACACGAGGCACGCAACAGCATTTTCCAGACAAGGCTACGCCGGCCTGGTGGACGAGCTCAGGCTGGATGTGGGACGGCTGGGCAGGAGAAACCTGGGACGAGACGACAGAGTCATGGCGCACTGGAAGCGAGAGGTGAGATTTCCCTACCTCGACGAGAGGCTTGTCCGATGGGCGGTCCAGCTGCCGGCCTGGGAGAAGTGTGACTTTGAGAACCCAGGGGTCGACGGGGAGGTTGAGGCGGGGAAGAGAGTGCTGCGCATTTTGGCGCAGGAACTGGGAATGACGGGCGTCGCCGGGGAGAAGAAGCGAGCG CTGACGAGGCGCCAAGATCCAGTTTGGGGCTCGAACGGCAAAGATGGAGAGCGGTCGAGTCAAGGGGACGACGGTGATTTCatgacaacgacgacgacataTGTGATGCCCGAGGCAAGCGCCTCTTGCGCAGGCACCCATGGGCCGTGA
- a CDS encoding Zinc finger transcription factor ace1, whose translation MALRKGATFHSSPSSVPSSAATASTFLPPQLPRSSTHIDHVVDANRRRVALTLDDIDETLAKTERLSLESRTTVGSASLRDVSSPVPRGLLDLANLHLADLGRAPDGPAPRPTPPRCFVLPRNVGESAKADCDSGLGTSIASADDECCPSADAGKAGMSSSSQTLTGSSADAAKANLPLLGSKAYYRIYHRILGPLLAEPAFKPFKPLLVVVPRQIRDKEIICIRDLEKTLLFRAPVSRPPSTRVPCGPRAHPVLLSQRDSPSLYLDFCLTFIRCVQASVHLFTEREQVRGNDRPYTNGYFIDLEDQLLHYGMQLYRAKNAPAADDADMVDQYVPPPPLVPRPAPAANHRLPLRSDEIQLYGGVAQNGRPAELVRVKKDGTAISMATGKPVDVGASLPLKRSASRQQVDEEDVRRSMARRKKNASPDELAPKKCRHHGCAKEFKRPCDLTKHEKTHSRPWKCPVAACKYHRLGWPTEKEMGRHINDRHSAAPSTFYCQYSCGYTSKRESNCKQHMEKAHGWTYVRTKTNGKKESPASDGPLVQQTPPLQNASTPSTVPSCGVSTPLQETEVAVAVMPAYVSDADWLATFGSQPQAVEALDAMPETPSPASPASYEQYPPYLNSPAFILGDEDIYAAQVQLPAHLFPNIGQLLDKLAPQNLPIYQMPHLPQPAAALAQPHLPPVPHFSPAGQGSVMLFSPEAAAEADEGFDESFAAQGADFALLSTAEVMVFPPLVQDPPSMNLGYSQSSQPDDMFRSLEFPPAHDFASFGC comes from the coding sequence ATGGCCCTCCGCAAGGGTGCGACCTTTCACTCTTCTCCTTCCTCCGTCCCCTCGTCCGCTGCCACGGCCAGCACCTTCCTCCCTCCTCAGCTGCCGCGCTCGTCCACGCACATCGAccacgtcgtcgatgccaacCGCCGTCGTGTTGCCCTGaccctcgacgacatcgacgagACCCTGGCCAAGACGGAACGTCTTTCCCTCGAATCCCGCACCACGGTCGGGAGCGCCTCGCTCCGGGACGTGAGCTCCCCCGTTCCCCgaggcctcctcgacctcgccaacctccacctcgccgacctcggccgcgccccCGACGGTCCTGCCCCCCGTCCAACCCCCCCTCGCTGCTTCGTCCTGCCCCGGAACGTTGGCGAGAGCGCCAAGGCGGACTGCGACAGCGGCCTCGGCACCTccatcgcctcggccgacgacgagtgctgcccctcggccgacgccggcaaggCTGGCATGTCGTCTTCGAGTCAAACCCTCACCGGATcctcggccgatgccgccaagGCGAACCTGCCGCTCCTCGGGTCCAAGGCCTACTACCGCATCTACCACCGCATCCTCGGTCCGCTCCTGGCCGAGCCGGCCTTCAAGCCCTTCAagccgctcctcgtcgtcgtgccccgCCAGATAAGGGACAAGGAGATCATCTGCATCCGCGATCTCGAAAAGACTCTCCTGTTCCGCGCCCCTGTAAGTCGTCCGCCTTCGACCCGTGTCCCTTGCGGCCCGCGCGCTCATCCCGTGTTGCTCTCGCAGAGGGACTCGCCCTCCCTTTACCTTGACTTCTGCCTCACCTTCATCCGCTGCGTCCAAGCGTCCGTTCACCTCTTCACCGAACGCGAGCAGGTCCGCGGCAACGACCGCCCCTACACCAACGGCTACTTCATCGACCTGGAGGACCAGCTTCTCCACTACGGCATGCAGCTCTACAGGGCCAAGAacgcccccgccgccgacgacgccgacatggTCGATCAGTATgtgcctccgccgcctctcGTGCCCCGACCCGCGCCCGCTGCTAATCACCGCCTGCCCCTCAGGTCGGACGAGATCCAGCTctacggcggcgtcgcccagAACGGCCGCCCCGCCGAGCTCGTTCGTGTGAAGAAGGATGGCACCGCCATCTCCATGGCCACCGGGAagcccgtcgacgtcggtgccTCGTTGCCGCTCAAGCGCTCCGCCAGCCGCCAGCAGGTGGATGAGGAGGATGTCCGGCGTTCCATGGCGCGCCGCAAGAAGAACGCGAGTCCCGACGAGTTGGCGCCCAAGAAGTGCCGACACCACGGCTGCGCCAAGGAGTTCAAGCGCCCCTGCGACCTGACCAAGCACGAGAAGACGCACTCGCGCCCCTGGAAGtgccccgtcgccgcctgcaaGTACCACCGGCTCGGGTGGCCCACGGAGAAGGAGATGGGCCGTCACATCAACGACCGCCACTCGGCGGCCCCGAGCACCTTCTACTGCCAGTATTCCTGCGGCTACACCTCCAAGCGCGAATCCAACTGCAAGCAGCACATGGAAAAGGCCCACGGCTGGACCTACGTCCGCACCAAGACCAACGGCAAGAAGGAATCGCCCGCGTCCGACGGGCCCCTCGTTCAGCAAACTCCGCCCCTCCAGAATGcttcgacgccctcgacggtgccgtcctgCGGCGTGTCGACGCCCCTGCAGGAGACGgaagtcgccgtcgccgtcatgcccGCCTACGTCTCCGACGCCGATTGGCTTGCCACCTTTGGCTCCCAGCCGCAAGCCGTGGAGGCCTTGGATGCCATGCCGGAGAccccctcgcccgcctcgcccgcctcctACGAGCAGTATCCTCCCTACCTGAACAGCCCCGCCTTCATCCTCGGCGATGAGGACATCTACGCCGCTCAAGTCCAACTGCCCGCCCACCTCTTCCCCAACATCGGCCAGCTCCTGGACAAGTTGGCGCCCCAGAACCTGCCCATCTACCAGATGCCCCATCTCCCtcagccggccgccgccctcgcccaaCCCCACCTGCCGCCGGTTCCCCACTTCTCCCCGGCTGGTCAAGGCAGCGTCATGCTCTTCTCGCccgaggccgcggccgaggccgacgaaggcTTCGACGAGTCCTTCGCCGCCCAAGGCGCGGATTTTGCCCTGCTCTCGACCGCCGAGGTCATGGTCTTCCCTCCGCTGGTGCAGGACCCCCCCAGCATGAACCTTGGCTACTCCCAGAGCTCGCAGCCCGACGACATGTTTCGTTCGCTCGAGTTCCCCCCCGCTCATGACTTTGCCTCTTTCGGCTGCTAG
- a CDS encoding polysaccharide export protein, protein MRRPLPTVLLAGANRLYLRRIRRWRTTRLLLLLFCLVNVLDVLRVHRNLLNYELYRQELEAGPKPSRPNERIYIASIHFNNGDVLRTHWNEAVLRLTETFGVKNVFVSIFESGSWDDSKTVLQDLATELERRAVPHRIDVSDVTHRDEIAKPDEEKTDGWVVTPRGKKELRRIPYLAKLRNRTIKDLLDLHKQGINFDKVLFLNDVIFTTEDVLALMDTNGGDYAAACSLDFSKPPLYYDTFALRDTEGSGHAMQTWPYFRGRESRNALLNNADAVPVTSCWNGIVVMPAEPFVSSTSLRFRGVPDSLALHHLEASECCLIHADNPLSKTLGVYLNPRVRVGYNLAAYEATHPGDGDAWVSMWQIWRGLWVNRIKRWTVFTLEGFVVRSRVGRWEAEASGNKEAGEFCLINEMQILADNGWAHV, encoded by the exons ATGCGTCGTCCACTCCCCACCGTGCTCTTAGCCGGTGCGAACAGGCTATACCTCCGTCGAATCCGACGCTGGCGAACCACGcgcctgcttctgctgctcttctgcctcgtcaacgtcctcgacgtccttCGAGTGCACCGCAACCTCTTGAACTATGAGCTGTACCGGCaagagctcgaggccggcccgAAGCCGTCGCGGCCAAACGAGCGCATCTACATTGCGAGCATACACTTCAACAACGGCGACGTGCTTCGAACCCACTGGAACGAGGCGGTTCTGCGTCTCACGGAGACGTTTGGCGTCAAGAACGTCTTCGTGAGCATATTCGAGAGCGGCAGCTGGGACGACAGCAAGACGGTGCTGCAGGACCTCGCCACGGAGCTCGAGAGGAGGGCGGTCCCGCATCGCATCGACGTGTCCGACGTGACGCATCGTGACGAGATTGCCAAGCCGGACGAGGAAAAGACGGACGGTTGGGTAGTCACGCCGAGGGGCAAGAAGGAGCTGAGACGGATTCCCTACCTCGCGAAGCTGAGGAATCGAACCATCAAGGACTTGCTGGATCTGCACAAGCAGGGCATCAACTTTGACAAGGTCCTCTTTCTCAACGACGTCATATTTACG ACGGAGGATGTGCTGGCGCTCATGGACACCAACGGAGGCGACTACGCCGCCGCGTGCTCGCTCGACTTTTCCAAGCCACCGCTCTACTACGACACCTTTGCGCTGCGCGACACGGAGGGTTCGGGCCACGCGATGCAGACTTGGCCGTACTTTCGGGGCCGGGAATCGAGGAACGCACTCCTCAacaacgccgacgccgtgcccGTCACGAGCTGCTGGAACGGCATAG TGGTCATGCCTGCCGAACCcttcgtctcgtcgacgagcctgcGCTTCCGTGGCGTTCCCGACTCGCTCGCCCTGCACCACCTCGAGGCGTCCGAGTGCTGCCTCATCCACGCCGACAACCCGCTCTCGAAGACGCTCGGCGTCTACCTCAACCCCCGCGTGCGCGTCGGATACAACTTGGCCGCGTACGAGGCCACGCACCCGGGAGATGGCGACGCTTGGGTTTCCATGTGGCAAATCTGGCGCGGCCTGTGGGTGAACAGGATAAAGCGCTGGACCGTCTTCACCTTGGAGGGCTTCGTCGTCCGCAGCAGGGTCGGCCGCTGGGAAGCGGAGGCGTCCGGGAACAAGGAGGCGGGCGAGTTTTGCTTGATCAACGAGATGCAGATCCTGGCGGACAACGGATGGGCACATGTATAG
- a CDS encoding glycosyltransferase: MAHGSTPQGSLRQRNVGTKKSSESLASTRERELDALSTFAAQQSAAVPDLNHRVAITLISVLAFITRFWGITHPSEVVFDEVHFGKFASFYLERTYFFDVHPPLAKLLFAAMGWLVGYDGHFKFENIGESYVTNRVPYVALRALPAILGSLTVTVAYLIMWESGYSVPACVLAAGLILFDNAHLAQTRLILLDASLVLAMACSVLCYIKFYKMRHDPFSRKWWKWLILTGFALSCDISTKYVGLFAFLAIGSAVVIDLWELLDIKRPGGAVPLPYFGRHFAARAFGLIFMPFMFYLFWFQVHFAVLTRSGPGDDFMSPEFQETLSDNIMLAKAVDIKYYDTITLRHKETKTFLHSHNEAYPLRYEDGRVSSQGQQVTGYPHNDTNNHWQILPLEANDRQGMTVKNHEVIRLRHLVTDKFLLSHDVASPYYPTNQEFTCVSQEDAYGGRANDTLFEIRIEKGKDGQEFKTASSHFKLIHFPSKVAMWTHTKPLPEWGHRQQEINGNKNLGGTSNVWFVEDIPSLPADDKRRRKDERKVRSMPFLVKWYELQSAMFYHNSKLTSSHPYASHPYQWPFLLRGISFWTHSDTRQQIYFAGNPVGWWIAAGLLAVFAGIICADQVSLRRGVDALDHRTRSRLYNSTGFFWLCWATHYIPFWIMGRQLFLHHYLPSHLASCLVAGGLLEFVFNSEPADDEAHAKGGRRASNAKPRKHLTSQERFAGKSMKNAWLACSVILVACIACWFYFLPITYGYPGLSIPEVQNRKWLGFDLHFAK; this comes from the exons ATGGCACACGGCTCGACGCCGCAGGGCAGTCTGCGGCAGCGAAATGTCGGGACCAAAAAGAGCTCCGAGTCGCTCGCGAGCACCCGTGagcgcgagctcgacgcgctcTCCACCTTTGCCGCCCAGCAGTCGGCCGCCGTTCCCGATCTCAACCACAGGGTGGCCATCACCTTGATCTCGGTGCTTGCCTTCATCACCCGCTTCTGGGGCATCACCCACCCCAGCGAGGTCGTCTTCGACGAGGTTCACTTCGGCAAG TTTGCTTCCTTCTACCTCGAGCGAACCTACTTCTTCGACGTCCATCCTCCCTTGGCGAAGCTTTTGTTCGCCGCCATGGGCTGGCTCGTCGGCTACGACGGCCACTTCAAGTTCGAGAACATCGGCGAGTCGTACGTCACCAACCGCGTGCCCTACGTCGCCCTCCGCGCCCTccccgccatcctcggctccctcaccgtcaccgtcgcctaCCTCATCATGTGGGAGTCGGGCTACAGCGTTCCCGCctgcgtcctcgccgccggcctcatcCTCTTCGACAACGCCCACCTGGCCCAGACGCGgctcatcctcctcgacgcctcgctcgtcctggccatggcctgcAGCGTCCTCTGCTACATCAAGTTCTACAAGATGCGCCACGATCCCTTCAGCAGGAAGTGGTGGAAGTGGCTCATCCTCACCGGCTTCGCCCTCTCGTGCGACATATCGACCAAGTACGTCGGTCTcttcgccttcctcgccatcggatccgccgtcgtcatcgatcTCTGGGAGCTGCTGGACATCAAGCGCCCCGGCGGTGCCGTCCCTCTGCCCTACTTCGGCCGGCACTTTGCCGCCCGCGCCTTCGGCCTCATCTTCATGCCCTTCATGTTCTACCTCTTCTGGTTCCAGGTCCACTTCGCCGTCCTCACCCGCTCCGGGCCCGGCGACGACTTCATGTCGCCCGAGTTCCAGGAGACGCTGAGCGACAACATCAtgctcgccaaggccgtcgacatcAAGTACTACGACACCATCACCCTCCGCCACAAGGAGACCAAGACCTTCCTGCACAGCCACAACGAGGCCTACCCGCTTCGGTACGAAGACGGCCGGGTTTCGAGCCAAGGCCAGCAGGTCACCGGCTACCCCCACAACGACACCAACAATCACTGGCAGATcctgccgctcgaggccaacGACCGACAAGGCATGACGGTGAAGAACCACGAGGTCATTCGACTCCGCCATCTCGTCACCGACAAGTTCCTGCTCTCGCAcgacgtcgcctcgccgtACTATCCGACGAACCAAGAGTTCACCTGCGTCTCGCAGGAGGACGCCTACGGCGGCCGCGCCAACGACACCCTTTTCGAGATTCGCATCGAGAAGGGCAAGGACGGTCAGGAGTTcaagacggcctcgagccacTTCAAGCTGATCCATTTCCCGAGCAAGGTCGCCATGTGGACGCACACCAAACCCCTCCCCGAGTGGGGGCACCGCCAGCAGGAGATCAACGGGAACAAGAACCTCGGCGGGACCTCCAACGTCTGGTTCGTCGAAGACATcccgtcgctgccggccgacgacaagcgCCGGAGGAAGGATGAGCGCAAGGTCAGGTCCATGCCCTTCCTCGTGAAGTGGTACGAGCTGCAGTCGGCCATGTTCTACCACAACAGCAAGTTGACGAGCAGCCACCCGTACGCGAGCCATCCGTACCAGTGGCCCTTCCTGCTGCGCGGCATCAGCTTCTGGACACACTCCGACACGCGTCAGCAAATCTACTTTGCCGGCAACCCCGTCGGATGGTGGATCGCCGCCGGTCTGCTGGCCGTCTTTGCCGGCATCATCTGCGCCGACCAAGTATCGCTGAGGCGTGGCGTCGACGCTCTCGACCACC GCACCCGCTCGCGATTGTACAACTCCACCGGCTTCTTCTGGCTCTGCTGGGCGACGCACTACATCCCCTTTTGGATCATGGGCCGTCAGCTCTTCCTGCACCACTATCTCCCGTCCCATCTCGCCTcctgcctcgtcgccggcggtcTCCTCGAGTTTGTCTTCAACTCGGaaccggccgacgacgaggcgcacGCAAAGGGTGGAAGGAGGGCCTCGAACGCGAAGCCGAGGAAGCATCTTACCTCGCAGGAGAGGTTCGCGGGCAAGAGCATGAAGAATGCCTGGTTGGCATGCAGCGTCATACTCGTCGCCTGCATCGCCTGCTGGTTCTACTTCCTGCCCATCACCTACGGTTATCCCGGGCTCTCGATCCCCGAGGTGCAGAATCGCAAGTGGCTCGGATTCGATCTCCACTTTGCCAAATAG
- a CDS encoding protein HMF1: protein MADQVNIFTKNAPAPVGPYSQAVKTPTAIYCSGQIPLTPQGTMVEGSIADMTKQCCENLGAVLEEAGSSLAKVVKCNIFISDMAHFAVCFLRCLERHHLHRGWPADLRQEMNSVYEKYFPHKPARSCVAVKTLPKNVDVEIEAIALP from the exons ATGGCGGACCAGGTCAACATCTTCACCAAGAATGCTCCGGCTC CTGTCGGGCCCTAC TCCCAGGCCGTCAAGACGCCCACGGCCATCTACTGTTCCGGCCAGATCCCCCTCACCCCGCAAGGCACCATGGTCGAGGGCTCCATCGCCGACATGACCAAGCAGTGCTGCGAgaacctcggcgccgtcctaGAGGAGGCCGGATCCTCCCTCGCCAAGGTCGTCAAGTGCAACATTTTCATCTCCGACATGGCCCACTTTGCCGTATGCTTCCTGCGTTGCCTTGAGCGGCATCATCTTCACCGTGGCTGGCCTGCTGACTTGCGGCAGGAGATGAACTCTGTCTACGAAAAGTACTTTCCCCACAAGCCTGCTCGCAGCTGCGTTGCCGTCAAGACTCTCCCGAAGAACGTTGACGTCGAGATTGAGGCCATTGCGCTTCCGTGA
- a CDS encoding ARP2/3 actin-organizing complex subunit Sop2: MAAPEVHHLFHNPIADHCFSTDHGVLAVARDTAVELYGKVGNAFKLKDELKGHDKMVTSVDIAPGSGRIVTCSQDRNAIVWEPSPTGYKPTLVLLRISRAATYVRWSPSETKFAVGSGDRVIAVCYFEEENDWWVSKHLKKPIRSTITSVAWHPNSVLLAAGSTDAHARVFSSFIKGIDSKPEPSVWGERLPFNTVCGEYLNNSAGWVHSVAFSPGGDSLAFAAHDSSITVVYPSAPEQPPRAVLTVSTQLLPFKSLLWKSESKIIAAGYDCEAFRFQGGESGWQLVAPVDAKDAHGAGQQREESALNMFRQMDLKGKLKDDTQLKTTHQNTITTIRPYESSGGRVTKFTSSGVDGRVVIWNA; this comes from the exons ATGGCTGCTCCCGAGGTTCACCACCTGTTTCATAACCCGATTGCCGACCACTGCTTCTCGACAGACCACGGCGTCCTGGCCGTCGCTCGAgacacggccgtcgagctctaCGGCAAGGTCGGAAATGCCTTCAAGCTCAAGGATGAGCTGAAGGGTCACGACAAGATGGTGACGAGCGTTGACATCGCACCCGGCAGCGGCCGCATCGTTACGTGCTCCCAGG ACCGCAACGCCATCGTCTGGGAGCCGTCTCCCACCGGCTACAAGCCAACCCTGGTGCTTCTGCGCATCAGCCGGGCGGCGACGTACGTTCGATGGTCGCCGTCCGAGACCAAGTTTGCCGTCGGCTCGGGCGAtcgcgtcatcgccgtctgCTACTTTGAGGAGGAAAACGACTGGTGGGTGTCGAAACACCTAAAGAAGCCGATCCGCAGCACCATCACCAGCGTCGCCTGGCACCCCAactccgtcctcctcgccgccggctcgaccGACGCCCACGCTCGAGTCTTCTCCAGCTTCATCAAGGGCATCGACAGCAAGCCGGAGCCCAGCGTGTGGGGTGAACGGCTCCCCTTCAACACCGTCTGCGGCGAGTACCTGAACAACTCGGCCGGCTGGGTTCACTCCGTCGCCTTTTCGCCCGGCGGAGACAGCCTCGCGTTCGCCGCCCACGACAGCAGCATCACCGTCGTCTACCCTAGCGCTCCGGAGCAGCCGCCAAGGGCGGTCCTGACCGTCTCGACGCAGCTTCTGCCCTTCAAGAGCCTGCTCTGGAAGAGCGAGAGCAagatcatcgccgccggctacGATTGCGAGGCCTTTCGTTTCCAGGGCGGGGAGTCCGGCTGGCAACTCGTGGCGCCGGTCGATGCCAAGGACGcccacggcgccggccagcaGCGTGAAGAGTCGGCCCTCAACATGTTCAGGCAGATGGACCTCAAAGGCAAGCTCAAGGATGACACGCAGCTGAAGACTACGCATCAGAACACCATCACGACGATTCGTCCCTACGAGTCGTCCGGCGGTCGCGTCACCAAGTTTACCT CaagcggcgtcgacggcagggTTGTCATCTGGAACGCATAG
- a CDS encoding hypothetical protein (related to small nuclear ribonucleoprotein U2B), with protein MATAVSTRGTLTPNASLPAKVQSIPPNQTLYVTNLPSAKIQKDDLRTALYLLFSTHGTVLDVVALKTMKMRGQAHIVYRDVQASTQAMRHLDGRMFLGRKLKIEYARGKSHFVAKLDGTFKMPSVSGAATVEQTDLQRSIFDAPTAGSAPADGPSSKAAKAADEVMKDAEATEPRGQKRTRDEEEAEESEEEDVEMEEDSDDDE; from the exons ATGGCAACGGCGGTGTCTACCCGGGGCACTCTGACGCCGAACGCTTCCTTGCCAGCCAAGGTCCAGTCGATCCCCCCCAACCAAAC ACTCTACGTCACAAACCTTCCCTCGGCGAAAATCCAAAAAGACGACCTGCGAACGGCGCTCTACCTATTGTTCTCGACGCACGGGACCGtactcgacgtcgtcgccctcaaaACCATGAAGATGCGGGGGCAGGCTCACATTGTGTACCGCGACGTGCAGGCTTCAACGCAAGCAATGAGGCACCTGGACGGACGGATGTTTCTCGGCCGCAAACTC AAAATCGAATACGCCCGAGGAAAGTCCCACTTCGTGGCCAAGCTGGACGGCACGTTCAAGATGCCCTCCGTCTCgggcgcggcgacggtggaGCAGACGGATCTTCAGCGTAGCATCTTCGACgccccgacggccggctccgCGCCCGCCGATGGCCCGTCGTCCAAGGCTGCCAAGGCGGCAGACGAAGTCATGAAGGACGCCGAAGCGACCGAGCCCCGTGGACAGAAGCGAACacgagacgaggaggaggccgaggagagcgaggaggaggacgtcgAGATGGAAGAGGATAGCGATGATGACGAAtga